The region CGCATGGCGGATCGCCTTTGTGATCGGACTGCTGTTGTCGCCATGGCTGGCGATTGCGTTCGATGCCATGCCCGCGGCGCGTATCGATGCCGGCTGGACCGAGGTGCTGGTGGCCGGCCTGCTGGTCGGCCTGGGAACGCGCTACGCCGGCGGCTGCACCAGCGGCCACGGCGTCTGCGGCCTGTCGCGCGGCTCGGTGCGTTCGCTGGCGGCCACCGTCACATTCATGGCGGCTGGTTTCCTGACGGTGCTGGTGCAGCGCCACGTGCTGGGAGGCTGAACCATGGGCACGCTGCTGGCGTTGCTGGCCGGACTGGTGTTCGGCATTGGACTGATCCTGTCGG is a window of Cupriavidus taiwanensis LMG 19424 DNA encoding:
- a CDS encoding YeeE/YedE family protein, with translation MHIDFHQFTPWLSLAGGLVIGLAAALMILALGRIAGISGIVGGLLRLPQGDTAWRIAFVIGLLLSPWLAIAFDAMPAARIDAGWTEVLVAGLLVGLGTRYAGGCTSGHGVCGLSRGSVRSLAATVTFMAAGFLTVLVQRHVLGG